A stretch of DNA from Hirundo rustica isolate bHirRus1 chromosome 1, bHirRus1.pri.v3, whole genome shotgun sequence:
CTCGAGGTTTGAGCAGTAAAACCTTAACTATTCACTTAATGTATCAGAGAAGTCTACTCTTATTAATTATCCTTTGGATTTGGAGTGTCTTTTCCAATGTGATGCTGTATGGAATGAATGGGGAATGTTATTTCTAACATAATTTTTGAGAATTCTTGTTTAAAATCTGATCACATCACCAAGGtagcataaatattttcaggcaTACTGACATACACTACTCTGTAAAAGTCTGCACGTTGGAACCTATTCCTGTTCCTTTTTTATACTTTGTCCAATCAACATTAATTCATTTGCCTGTGTGTGGGAAGTGAGGGTACTTCTTCCCCTGTCATTTGTCTTACACTGTGCTCTATTAGCTCAGAACTGTCTCTTCTAAAACAGTGGAGGATTATAAATGCTGGAATTTGGTTGGCTGTGTCTTCTACTGATTATAGGATTAGTGCCAAGACAAATCAATCAATTTAAAGAATGCAGTCCTGAACTAGAAAAGATAAGTTTTACTTTCCCTTTAGTCAAGCAATCCATTGTATTGTCAGATGTAGAAAACAAGAAGAGGGCGTAACTTTTCTCATCTTGTTACTTTCATTACAGTCCTTTTATATCTGGTGAACTTAAAGCATGTTCTTATAACTTCTTCCACCTTAGGTTAATACAGTAATAGCTGCTTCAGGTCTGAAAACTTAAGAGTCTCAATGCAGAtgtcattaattttaaaagtacaaaGTGGAAAAACCTTATCTTGAAAAATTGTAGCACCAGTATGAGACTACTAGCATAGTACAATTTGGGGAAGAAATAACTATTCTCTTGGTTGTGGCTTACCAGGGAAGGAGGatgcagggaaggggcaggataTTCAAAATGAACTTGCATGAGGTCATTCCCTGCTGGGAGTCAGTAAGTTAATAACAGTTACTGAAGAGTAAAGCTACGCACAAGAGAATGACAGGAGCCACCTCTTTGCAGTGCAAATAGATCATGCAAAGCTCCTTTGCATGGGGGTAATTCTCACTTGTATTGCTTATATTAGATttagttgggggggggggtgggggtgtttttgtttgtttgtttggtggtttttttgtgtggggttgtggttttggtttttttgtttgtttgtggggtttttttgtttggttggtgggtggggatttttttgtttgtttttgttggttttttttttttaattatttcactggtgatttttttcttgtgtgccTTTAGGTCAACATGACTGTGTGACTATCATCAACAACTTCTTTTCACGTGAAAGGCTGGACTACTATACTAAACCACAAGGCTTAGACAAAGAACCAAAACTGCCAGTAAAATTAGCTGGGCCTCTGCATAAAATTATTACTACTACCAACATGCATCCTGTTAAGGTGGAGTAATACGTaaattgtgtgtgtttgttggTGTGGGAGCTGTTTCTTTGTGTCAGAAATCATTCAGCTCTTCTGCAAGTTCAACTGAGATCAAAAGCATTATCTGGTAATTCAGCTACTtctgaaaatgaggaagaatCAGGCTCAACGTTTAGATGTGATTAAAAAACTATTTCATTGTTTATGTTCGCCAGAATCTGGAACTAACACCTTTAAGTGGAGAGATTCTTACTTCTTACATCAATAACCAAAAatagttgtcttttttttggctttatttcTCAGCTCCACTTGAAGTGGAAACAGAACAGTTTCCTATCTTAACAAAATCTCATTGTTCTCTCAATGCTTTTCTCAGCATGTATCTTCCTACCTTCATCACTGGATTGCCACAGTAATATCtaccactgctgctgtttctgaaagTATGTGCAAGGGCATGTTTATTTTACTTCCCAGGATATTGCTGACAATAATGTCAATATGGTTTGCTCTTCCAGTATAGTTCAGAGAAATGAATACACCTAAATTCAAATACAAATTCCTTTGGCTTGCCAATCAAAGTCCAAAATTTGTTAACAGTTTTCAGACAGGTATCTGCAGTACAGAGACAGTAGTGCAGTGGCAGCTAATTGAGTGAGTAGAGCATAGAGTTTCTTCTTAGAACATTTTATTAGTTCTTTACTAGGCTACAGGAAGTATTCCACGATTATGTGGAGGTTGATGTGTTCTGTGAAACTGCTTAAATCATACAAGTCCAGTTCATTTTAGTGttcaaaaggaaagagatttttAGGATAGGTAGTTTCTATAACTTGCTTTAGAAGTAGTTTTGATTCTTCAGGGtcttattctaaaaaaaaaaaaaaaaaccaccaaactgTCTTGCTATTTTTAATACCAGtcttagttttaaatgttttcttgtaTGGGAACTGTAAGTTACAGCGTACTGAAAAATAATGCTAAATAAtgactggaaaaagaaagggaagactACGTAAGGAGGAAGTAGAAGAATATTAGAAACTCCTGAAATTTAGCTACAAAGCTACAATGAGCTGTATAAGCTTTAATGCCAATGCACAAGTCTTGACCGGATTACATTTTCTTTGATCTTTCTCCTAGATCGTGTTGCTAGTGAAAGAGAACCCTCTGTTGGCTGAAGTAGAAGCACTGCAGAAATGTTACAGGGTTCTGGATCTCATTTGTGAGAAATGCATGAAGCAGAAAGACATGAATGAAGTTCTTGCTATGAAAATGCACTACATTAGTTGCATCTTCCAGAAatgtattacatttttaaaagagcgAGAGGATAAACTAGATGGGTTTATCAAAACGTGAGTATTTCTACTGAAAGCACAAGTTTGCCCTGGCGTTACAGATACCAGGAAAAAGACAACTTAAGGGATGGGCTGGATTGGCTTGGATAAAGGCTCTGACAAATAACTTGTTAAATAATCCTAGCTGCATTTACTTCAGTGTGGCACTGACTcccttttttctgtgtctgaagTGACACTGTCCCTTCCTGGGTACAAAGGAAACATTCCTAGAatttcagctctgctggaacTGGTTAGAACTTGGCATTTACAGATACACCAGGAAGCAGCAGACAGCAATGTGTGATGGAAAAAAGGGGAGTGGTAGGCttgaaaaaagcatttctcaGTGTCCAATATGTTTCGTCTGGGAACATTTCTTCTGACGTATTGCTCTCCAGCAGTCATGCaggttgagattttttttgcaaaaacacTTAAGTAAGTGAGAACTCCAAATACCACAGACTCTCCATGAGACTTAGACTCTTAAATCACTTAGACAAGTCTTCAAAATCTACTGAGTTACAAACAGCTGCCTGATCTTACATATCAAAGTAAGCGACCTGGCTTTTAGAAGGATCACGTTCCTTGTTCACCTGTGTGGATTTTTACTGAAAACCTCTGtgagactgaaaataaattatgaagtCAGCTTTCACATAATGAAATCAAATAGTTCATCAGTGatccatattaaaaaatagtagCCGAAGAGGTGTAAGGACCATAGCATGCTATTAAACATAATAAAGTGGAATTAGTGTTTTAAGATATTGTTCATTTATCAGTGTTTATTGTTACAATGAtcatttttaaacagcaaaacccatttttattattttagtcaGATGTAGATAGTAGATAGTTTACCTACAGAttattgtttttctctgtggctGAATTACTATGTCCTGGTTTCAGAGCATACATTTCTATACTGTGTATCTCACAATGATTGTGCATTAGAATAAAAACactttcatttgcattttaacaTATGAACTTAACATATGAAGTTGTCAAATTATTATGAATTCTTCTCTAAAATCTGAAAGGGGACAGAGTGTAGCATGCTGTATGTGTTTGTTCTGAATATTTACTATGTGATTTCTTATTTtgcatgcattttaaaaaatttagcCTCTTGAAAGGGAGAGATAAAGATGGATTCCCTGTGTATCAAGAGAAGCTAATTCGAGAAAGTATCCGGAAGTTTCCTTACTGTGAAGCTACGTTGCTCCAGCAGCTTGTGAGAAGTATTGCTCCTGTTGAAATAGTAAGTTTTTCCTGTCAAGAAAATCCTTTCTCAGTAACTTGCATAGTAAATCCAGATTGAGACATCTTTCTGTCCTCAGCTTCTGCAACATACTACATTAAGCAAAGGGTTTTGATGTCCCTAAACTCTCTAGAGCTGGATTTTACATATTGCAGGAAAGTGCTCTAAAATACTTCAActagtatttttttcatgtgccCATAACGAATGCTTAAACACCTCggcttttaaagaaaactgatacaatttttttcttgcctcttgagttttcttttccttctatgGGATGTCTGTTCAGTTTTTCGATGCCAGTTCACCTATTGAAATGGTAGATGCAGACAAAACTGAAGCTTAATTTGCACTCTGTTTTCACAATATCTAAATTCAGTTTAAGATTGAATGATTTCCTAGATTTAATGGATTCATTTGTTCTGTTGTGCACAAGAAGTTGGTAATGTATGATGgtagaaaaaggagaaatgttcTGTGAGGTTCCTTTTATCACAGAGAGGGAGAGGCAAGATAATGCAATGGGTAGCAAAATTTTTATCTAAATTAGGAaatcaaaatgacaaaaatctAACCTCAGTTGTCCTCTTACGTCTTTGCTAACGGAGTCTTCATTTTAGGACTATTTATTGCTTCATAATAAATTTTACACAAGAGTGGCTGTTCTTTTTTAAGCATGTTCTCTCTGGTCTCTGAGAGTGAGATCTTGAACGCACAAACACTGGGGAATTGGAACAATCTTGTGACGTGTTTGGCCTATTCAGAGCCAATTAAAAATAGCCTCCATCTTAAGTGGCTCCAGGTCTGTTAAAATGTCCTGAGGCTTAGTGCAATCTCTACTGTTTGTCTAAGCCAGAAAGATAAACACAGTGTGAAAACATAAGCCATTGTGATGCATTACAACTTGCTTTAGAgtaaacattttccttcctgttgctTTTTTCTTGGGAGAGCCTGCAGTCGTTTCTGCCTTAATAGCAATGAGGGTTTATTCCATTGGATTTCGGTCCATTATGCAGAACTGGAAAGGAGGAGATgctataatttttatttatgtggaaGCCTTTGACCTTTGTCATTGCACAATTACTTGAATTCAGTTTGGGTATCTCAGTGTTGTCGTAGTTATGATTGTACGTATTCCATGGTAGTCTAACAGTTTAAGGAATCACTTACAGCCAGAACAACttggcattttttcttcatcattgCCCAGAAGAGTAGTTTTAATGTATGGTTTACCTAAACCTTACTGCTTGCATTGCATGTGAAGGATATTACAAATAACATCGAAATAGTAATATgcaaataattgaaaatttcaAGTTGTGACCATTTGGTCTACAGCACTTGCATGCACTGAGCACAACAGTgacaaatgaaacattttttgtgTGCCAGCACAGAGACTGAGCTGCAAAAATCTGCACAAGATCTACAGATGTAAAGAACGTGAAGTTTATTAATAGCTTAGAGAGGATATACTACAGAAGCTCAGGGCTTAAGTTAACTTCATATACAAAAGTTTATCTAAAGAGAAATCTTAAGTTGTGCATGTTAGTTAAAGTTCTGTGATTTGATCTTATGTTTttactgctgcagcagcttcagtgAGACCGACACTTGGCATTAATAATTTCTGGTCTTCCGTTGCACGTCCCTTTCTGCAACAGTGCTGGGTTTTAATCTCATTACTACCTCTTGTCTTTCAGGGCTCTGACCCCACAGCTTTTTCTGTGCTTACACAAGCGATTACCGGCCAAGTGGGTTTTGTGGATGCTGAATTCTGTACAACTTGTGGGGGAAAGGGAGCAGACAAAAGATGCTCAGTATGTAAAATGGTAAGAATCAAAAAAACAGTTCCACTGAGGTGCTGAGGGTTTTGTGCTTCCCTGTTTACTCTGTAGACTTAGGAGAAATGGCATGCATGCCTGCACTGAAGACATTCAAGCCCTTTAGTTCTGGGAAAGATGCCTGAAATGCACAAGTAGGAAGGAGTACTTGGATATCCAAGTGTGTATGCTTAAGAATGAAGAAAGAGTAAAATTTCTGTATGTTTAGAGTTAATAAAAAAACTACTCTTTATAGATTCTTATATAGGTTAGAATTACTCCATATGACCTtaaaaatttcttaaaaataccaTTAAGTGCTGTACATAGACATTTAGCTTGCTGCAGTAAGAAATTCAAGGAAATTGTCTGTTCTTTTAGTACATGCAAATGGATTGATAACGCTGATACCTTTCAGGTGATGTACTGTGACCAGAACTGCCAGAAAATACACTGGTTTACCCACAAAAAAGTCTGCAAGATCCTGAAGGAAATTCATGAGAAACAAGAACTAGAAGCtgccaaagagaaaaagaaacaagaaaagaagcaaaagaaaggtTAGGATCTGTTGTTCCCTTGCTGAAACTAATGCTGTGATAATTGCATCACAAAGAGCAGTTTAACAGGTCTTAAAACTGTAACAGCTGAGGTTGggagaaaaatctttgaaatcTAACAGCAAAGCTGAGTTTATTGGGATTCTGGCCTTTCGATTTACAAATGCTGTATACTTTCCAAATGTGGTTTTTAATGATGCAGTTACATGGATTTCTACAATGAAAGCATTCTCATTTACACTGCACTGCACTGTTTCAAAATCCAGATCTTGAATCAAGCTGATGCAGAACTTTAATGCTGCTCTACGTTTTGTTGGAGGTGTTGGATAATAAGCAAGCAGCCTGCTCCTTCCAGTTGCAAAGGTTAATGTAGGTGTTAAATCTC
This window harbors:
- the ANKMY2 gene encoding ankyrin repeat and MYND domain-containing protein 2 isoform X2, yielding MVGPAAGPGRAGLRAEDSVRSAAGAVPREGELRAPSRADPALPSAGPAMAPPRKGDLSAEENDLLTVIATGNTEEAGRLLGSKNVRVNCLDEHGMTPLMYAAYKGKVDMCRLLLRHGADVNCNEHEHGYTALMFAGLSGNKEITWMMLEAGAETDVVNSVGRTAAQMAAFVGQHDCVTIINNFFSRERLDYYTKPQGLDKEPKLPVKLAGPLHKIITTTNMHPVKIVLLVKENPLLAEVEALQKCYRVLDLICEKCMKQKDMNEVLAMKMHYISCIFQKCITFLKEREDKLDGFIKTLLKGRDKDGFPVYQEKLIRESIRKFPYCEATLLQQLVRSIAPVEIGSDPTAFSVLTQAITGQVGFVDAEFCTTCGGKGADKRCSVCKMVMYCDQNCQKIHWFTHKKVCKILKEIHEKQELEAAKEKKKQEKKQKKDLESS
- the ANKMY2 gene encoding ankyrin repeat and MYND domain-containing protein 2 isoform X1 encodes the protein MVGPAAGPGRAGLRAEDSVRSAAGAVPREGELRAPSRADPALPSAGPAMAPPRKGDLSAEENDLLTVIATGNTEEAGRLLGSKNVRVNCLDEHGMTPLMYAAYKGKVDMCRLLLRHGADVNCNEHEHGYTALMFAGLSGNKEITWMMLEAGAETDVVNSVGRTAAQMAAFVGQHDCVTIINNFFSRERLDYYTKPQGLDKEPKLPVKLAGPLHKIITTTNMHPVKIVLLVKENPLLAEVEALQKCYRVLDLICEKCMKQKDMNEVLAMKMHYISCIFQKCITFLKEREDKLDGFIKTLLKGRDKDGFPVYQEKLIRESIRKFPYCEATLLQQLVRSIAPVEIGSDPTAFSVLTQAITGQVGFVDAEFCTTCGGKGADKRCSVCKMVMYCDQNCQKIHWFTHKKVCKILKEIHEKQELEAAKEKKKQEKKQKKDEMQLVEGSSTSEQQPDPGPDPTKEVDPNHPTDGTEEPELTKEMEALALQPESPLESEAALDDIDLQKIQDSEE